The Arachis ipaensis cultivar K30076 chromosome B05, Araip1.1, whole genome shotgun sequence nucleotide sequence GCTGAAAGAAGGAGACCAAAATACTAACTTCttccattaaaaatttaaatctaGAACCAGAAGAAATAAGATATGGCATATGCAGAGAGATAAAGCAACAACTAATGCTAATATTGTTAGGGTGACTGTGGGCTACTTTAAGAGTCGTCTTCCAATTAGGTGGATCATGAGCCTTTTGTCACAGACTTTGAGCCTAAGGTTACAGCTAACATGAACCGTAGGCTTAGAAGATCTGTTTCTATGGATAAAGTGGACTTTTAGTATCCACCGTCAGAGTACACGGGGAGAGGACGGTATAATGGTTGAACTTTTCAAATTCTACCGGGATATAGTGGGAGAAGACGTGTTCCAGACTGTAAGAAGTTTTTTATTAGAGGTGGAATTTTAAATAACTTTAACCACACCAATATCTGCCTAGTGCCAAAGGTACCAGATGCGAGCAATATGACTTAAGTAAGGCCTTTCAATTTGTCCTCTATTGTCTATAAAATCATTTCAAAGGTGCTAGTCCACAAACTCCAAGGGTGTATGGTCAAGATGATAACCCCTGCTCAGACTGCATTCCCAAAAGATAAGCGTGTTTCTGATAGCATTCTTATAGCACACGAATGTATGCACTACCTTAGCCACAAAAGCAGGCTTGGAATACGAAATGACGCTGAAACTTGATGTGAGTAAAGCCTACGACAGAGTGGAATGAAATTTTCTATGGTATATTATGAGGTAGTTGAGCTTTAAATCGACATTCATTCATTGGATTCCCCAATTGATGATAGCTGTTTCTTATTTTATTGTTATGAAAGGTCAACTCTATGATTTTTTAGACCAAATAGAGGCATCTGTCAAGGCGATCGTCTTTTGTGCAGACGGACTTTTCTTCTTGCTACACAAAACAGAGCAAAACAGTCTCATTTAAAAAATTCAGACAAACAGAAGATGTCCAATCATAAATTACTTGCCAGTTACTAATGGTTTTTATTTTGTTCGATAAAGTCTCAAAAGATAGTTGTGCCTCTTTTCTAGAATTATTAGATTCTTATGAGAGCTTCAGTTTTTCAGTAATAACACTGCAGGGTAGATTAAAACTTCTCTAGTAGCCCAACTGAATATTTCTCACATAGGTGCACAGAATAAATGGTTGGGCTTGCTTGTTGTTGTCAACCGCTTTAAAAAAGCCACCTTCGTCTCAATCCAAGATAAGGTTCTCAAAAAGACACGAGGATGAAAAAAGCGCTCGTCAGTTAATGGAGGAACATAGATATTACTACGAGCAGTTAGTGAAGCCATACCAATCTATACTTTGTGTTGTTTTAAACTTCCAAACAGTTTGCCAAACGAAATTCATTGTATACTAACCTAGTTTTAATGAGGGCAGCAAACTTCCAAAAGGTGAATGGTATGGATTAGCTAGGATGAGATAACTAGGTCTAACAAAGAAGGCGGGCTTCAAAAATGTCAGGGCTTAAAACATGACTTTTTTGGGTAAACAGTTCTGAAAAATGGCAACTTAACCTAACTTTCTTGTTTCTTAAATACTTAAAAGCGCATACTGCAGATTTAATTCTGTCCTCACAATAGGAATAAGAACTTTACCTTCTCAAAATTGGCAAAGTATTTTTACAAAAAAGGCGAATTGTAGAGAAAGACATTGGTTGGAAGGCAAGTTTTAACAATATCTAAACCTTCGTTGAACCATGACTCCCTCTTTCCTACTCCTTCAACGTTCCACCATTTGCGGCATTGCTATCAGATGGCAACCATTTGTTGTGGGTAAATGACATGTTTTTGTCAAACAAATAGTAACACTAAGCATTAATTCCAGACCTTTTTTCGTTTGAAAATTGTTTAGCAAATCCTCTCTATAATCCCAGAAAAAGGCAAAGACACAAGATGGTTGATGAACAGAGTAGAAACATATAACGTTGCATCAGCGTACAAGATTGCTACCATGCTTGCGTTAAATTCTGCCTAAACTTCATGCAATAGACACCAATTTCAAGCTAACCATAAAAGCTAAAAATGCCTCGCAAGTTTCTGCTTTTTGCATGAAAAATCTTGCACGATAAGCTTCATGTTCTGCTTCTTATCCTCCAATGATTTCCATCTACTCTGACAATTTACCCAATCTGTAATTCAACACCAGAATGCCAATCTACTCTTAATGGAGGAACTCGGTGTTACAAACTGGACAGGAAATAAACTCTCATAAAGCTCAGCTGGTTTTGATAGTAGCTTAGAATATGTAGAAAGAAAAGTGTCGGCGAACTTTTAAACATGTTAAGGAGTCTCCAGAAGAAATATTACCAACATCGTTTAAGTCAAACCAATTTTGCGTTACGTATAATACCCTAAAATCTTTTTCACtatttacttatctatgttatttTGTTCTTATAATTTTGCCTGTTCGTAAGTATTTGAAAACcctccttttttatttctcttttcttgACTTTTAGACATATTGTGTTCGTTTTTCTGTTAATAAAATACCACCACTGTCTTTTGAAATAAAATTCTACATCGTAAGTCCCAATCAAGTTTATGTAAAATcggtttgtattgtaggtggttcTTTCATATATCTGGCTGTAACTGAATTTTTGCCACATGATTTATGACATTGCTAAAATAACTTGCACGTTAATATTGTTTACAAATATAATCTAATATccttttgaattttacttttagaATTTGTGTTTAACTCTTTAATGTCACATTCGATGCACAACAAATAACTGGTTTGCGTAAGAAAAATTGAAGGAAAGAGAAAGCGTCCTATCCTCAGCAGTGTCGCAAATAATAAGACTTTCAGAGTTGACTATAAGCATTCAAAGCACATATAAAGTAGGACCTGTGAGTTGCATCAGATTTCTGAAGAGTGGCTGTTAGACTGGCTTTGTTTACAAACACGGGATACCGAGGCAGGAATACTAAGACAAAATGATGTTTGACAAATAAGACATAGACATAGACATTACATCTAAAGACACTGAATTCGCAGCCTTAGTTACCCAAAAGCCTATGAAGATATAAATCGTTTCTTTCCACAATCAACAACCTCTACAAAGTTGTAGCAGCAAAATggttaagaacaaaaaggaaaccactaaaaaaatgcaattgaaattataaaaaaaaaactatggaTGAATGGAATAAAAATGTGTTCTTACTACATCACAAATTATCGCTATTTACATTATTGAGTCATCGGCCATCAAATTACAGTATACTACAATCtccctctttctcttcctcctcttcctcctcctcctttccACTACGCTCCAACCTGAGCCTTCCATTCTATAAGGTTTTATTGGGTTGCTCGTATAGTGAGTGTGAGAACACGAGAAAAATAATTTCAGTAAATCATATTTTGCTTTTCTCATCATGTTGTAATGTCATGTACGGCGGCTTTGCCGGCAACGATCGAAAGCTGCTAGTTAAAAGGACAACCGAAGAGAAACTATTAATTAGATCATGTTACTTCATACATCAACTAAAATTTTTACTTTTACGGAACAAAACTAACATTTTGAATTAAGATATGATATAGCTCTAAGAGAAAGATATCAACTAGGAGGTTTTTTCTCATGGACGTGAGCATTATGCATCTATCTGGAAACGAATAAGGTGTCGGTCTAGCACAACACATTTAGTAATATGAAATCACAAACCTTATCCAGCTGAAAATGGATGTCAGCATGTAAGGGAAAACAATTTGTGGAACCGTTGTACTCTTCTTGAACTAATGGTTAAAGACTTCGCCCTATTCTTTCTCTTCCGGAACAAAAAATCTTCCGTATCTAAAACATATGACACCTGACAACATGCAATGGATACCAAGGGAATGTATGAGTGGAACTTTGGAAACACAACCCAACAGAATGTGCAAAATAAGAACAATATTCAGAAGTAGAACTATTATTACCTTGGATGAACTGCAAGATATCTTACACTCAAGACCATTAATAACTTGTAGTCCTTCCACAGCCTCACTTGAAATGTCATCAGCACAGGCATATCTACGTTTGTTCCTACGGAAATGaatcaagtaaaataaataagttttgtttaaaaatatattacttcaagAATGGCACCAAACAATTCTTTGGGCTTGTCAAATACCTTCTCAAGAAAATTCCAGACTTTTCCTTTTTTTCAGAGACAACAGAAAAAAATTCGTTGTACAAATAGCCTGAAAAGTTGGGGTCCATTGACACGGCAGTTACTTCAGGCTTATCATGTCCATAGTCCATCAGTTGAAGAGACAATTTCTTAGGTCCAGGTGACTGCAATCCAATACATAAGATTACAGaacagaaaatattttgaatttagttCAGCAGCAAATCcaagtagaaaaagaaagaaaaaacaaaaatcattACATATTCAATTCGGTATATGTTCTCTTCATGAAGAAGAACACGGGCATTTTCATGATAAACTGCGTCAACAAATCTTCCTGGTTTTCTTGATTTCTCATATGCATATAATTGGAGAAGCTTGTTATCCATCTCATCAGTGGCAACATTTTGAAGCTGAAATAAAAAGGAGAAATTTTCAGGGACAGAAAgttagaataaaacaaaatagatgAGAGAGCAATTCATGAGCTTGACCTGTTTAACAAGCTTATAAATCAGCTTGTCTAAAGTGAATAAGAGATATGACTGAGTTCCAATAATGGCTCGACAATCATCCTCGAATTTTGTATTATCAGATGAACCATCCAGCAAATTGTAGAGCGCATTCATGAACCTGTCGCATAAAAGAGTCCCTCAGTCTGCAAATATACtcgtattttaatttttaactgaGTGCAAAATTTACAAAGCATATCACCTGTTGTATTGATCAGTAGAACCCGTATTATTTGAAGCCCCCCATTTCCTTTCAGCAGATGATGAGTTAATCTTTGCTGATTGTATCCTCTCATACAATGTCTGTCAGAAAAGCAACACGAAACTTGCTAAGTTGCTATATCAATATTTAATTACAGGCAGTTGTTTATACTATTAGAAACCATCATGACATCAACATAGGTTTAGAAACCTTGAGGGGAAAATGGGAAGTAGACATCTTCATATCTGAAGTCATGacaaaaaatgaatgaaaaataaCTATTTCCATAAAAAGACAATTTCGTACCTGATGAAGTCTAAACAGGACGTAAAAGGAATCATTTCCATAAAAAATTCGAGAAGTCCTTTCTTTCCCATGTAACGCTGGGGGAACATGCTTCGCCAGCGGCTTTACAGTTAATAGGAAGCGCTCTGAAAATGGCAAGGAGGTTCCATCTCCTTCAACATCATGGGCATCAGCCATTCCTTCAGCTTCACCTTCACTCTCAGCTTTGTTATCATTTTCCCCATCCTCGTGCTCTTCTCGAGATTCCTCACCATCAGCAGACTCGCTTCCAGAAACATCAACATTCTCAGAAGCATTCTCACTGTCCTCAGATGACCTGTGTGGACTTTCCTCACCTTCATCGTCAGCATCAACATCATTCTCTCCTCTAACTTCACCTAAAGCTTGTtctccatttctgttttggtaTTGCTGACTCGAACCGCCATCCTTCCCCTTATGGACTGCATCCAAACCAGTATCTCCATAAACAGCAAAGTTATCCTCTTCAAAGTCTCCATTTGGGGACAACTCGCCCTCTTCTCTTTCACTTTTTAACTGCCGAACTGATTCTTCTGGGTACCTGTGAACTTCGGTCCCTTCTGTGATGGTCCCATTTGTGGATGTACCTGGTCTGGTAGAATCACCACCCTAAgtcatgaaaataaataaataagaaagtatTAATTACAAAACTTCAAACAATCGTTATCATGAATAATCCCAGAACACAAGTGCAAGAAAATGGTATCCCTAACACTATCTTCAGGAAAGCAAACAACTGCAATGTACAGAACGATCAAACATCAAACATACATATTCAAGAAATAACTTGCATAATAATTATATGCTATAAGTGAACAAGAAAGTGCCACATTATTAAGAAAGTTATGATGTTTCACCCGCATTATATGCTATAAGTATTTCATCATGTTTCAGTAGGTTGGCATCAACTGTACTTATCAGATACTGTAAATTATTATACTGATAGCAAATTTAAGTTGATCCGTAACATGAAGCTAGCAAAAACAAATTTTAAGTCGAGAGTAAGACAAGAAGCACAAAGGGTTGAGCCATACCTCTGATGAAGGTAAATCAACTCCACCTTCGCCAGATATATTACCAGGTCTAGACGGATTAGTGGCAATGATTCCTTCAAGGAAAAGGCTGTATCTTAGTTCCATTCATTATCAGAATGTGAAAGTGTAACATCAAATGACATTATCAAAAATAAAAGATGAAGTAAGAATTGAGAAAAATCACCATCCCAGAAGAAAGATACTAACCTGATGCATTATCCATGCTTGTTCTTCCATTACTTAGCTCCACTCCTAATGCTGGGGAAACATTAGCATTCACCAACCGCTCACTGGAGTGGTCTTGCTTATTGACTCCTGACATTTCATCAGGTGTGAATGAATTAGTATTAATTTTACCATGCTGTGTATTAGTGCCTGAAGTTTCAGTTTTATGCAGAGTGCGGTCTGGATCAAGACATTTATCATCTTTGGCACCACTGTCACCATTTGATTGCCATACTTTGCTAGAATTTGATTGATCTAATGGCATGCACTCATCCCCATTTCTAGAAGTGTTAATATGCTTAGGATTCACTACAATAGCACCAGCACCAGCACCAGCACTACCCTCACTCTCGGCAACACTTGCAGTGCCACTTTTGGCAGAATTATTCTTATCCTTGACAACATCTTCTGTATCCTCGGCACCCAGAGGCCGAGAAGGAACACACAGCATGGGTTCTAAAAATGTTGTCCAAACCTTCATAACTTTATCCAATTGTTCAGTTGTACACATTTCTCCACAAGAATATTTTACAAGCTGATACAGATCTTCATGAATATCAGAATCAGTGTACTCAAACTCAAGGTTTGGAAGAACAGGACGTCTATTTCCAGCAGCAATCGCAAGAAGAACATCATCTTCTTTGCGTTTCTTCTCACTGATTTCTTTGATTTCGGCCAGTAATGCTGTAAAAAGATTAGAAAAAGGAATGAGTCAGAAGAACAAAATGAATTCCTGCATCACGATAAGCTCATCAATGATTTACATTTTAGTTCTGCGAGGTGGTAGGCAAACATTGTTTTGTATTAGATGGGATGTTATTTATCAATGAGTCAAAAATTAATCCAGATGACTATGACTACACACATATTGTTATTGTGCATGACTTTATTCCCAACCTTAGAAAAACTACAAATAAATGTGAAAGGAGGGAGAAGCATAGAGTGCAGAAAACTTGTAGACAAGATAATGGAGAACTATGacacttttatttattaaatgcatgtaaaaataataaaaatggaaTTTGTCGATATGGTGAATTGTTTATAACTTAACCAAAAGGTCTTGTGTTTAAGGACTTGTTTGAGTGAGCTTCTAAAAAAAAATCTCTTTTCAAgtgatctttttttaaaagatcttttaaaaaaataaaagtaattttatgtttcacTATTTCatgtaaaaatatctttttatctatcaattatgtttgggtaaaataagataaaagtactTTTTGTTCATTTATGACGTGAAAACtatctttttttaaggaaaaaaagatattttaaaaaaagatattttaaaaaaagatgtaaattgtaacttctcaaaaaactattaaaatttttcaaaacacactaaaaaaaaaaatcttttcctaACAACTTAATGGCACCCAAACAAGCTCCAAGTCTTTGATgcagccaaaaaaaaaaaaatgtttttatagACTATATTTAATGAAGGGTATTTAGGGGGGAAAAGAGTTGGACACCAACCTTTCTCATATTCCCTTATATATAGTATAGAAGTATAGATATAGAGGTATAGAAGATATAAAGCGATGATACCTCACAGTATCAAAATAGTTGCAGCATAAAAAAGAATCTTCTAATTTATTTTGAACATTAAAAGCCTCATTGCCCTGTATTACTAGAAGTAAATGAACTGAAAAGTTGTTACCTTTAGTACTCAAGCTTTTTGTATCCTGTTGTTTAAAGTAGAAGCTACGGTGATCAAGAGATTTATGATAATTTTTGGCATATATTTCAGCCCAGACTTTATTAAAATCAGCACGACACCTTGCCCATTCATCTTGTTTCTGCTTCAAGCGGGTTAATATCACTGGCAAAGCCAGAGATGCATTTTTCCGTAACACATCCATCACATCTAGCCCATGGTCACCATATAATCGTTCAATGCACCTAAGATTTAAGGCTGAAAGTAATGCAAGAAAGTCCCCATCAGAATATGGAAAACATCAAATTACCTCATATTGCATCCGTGCCATATGAAAATATATTGATGAACAGAAAAGCCCTTAACCTGTTAAGTGCTCCTCAATACGAATTGGACTGTCTCCTTTGATTATATTATTATTGACCTTTTCTAACAGCTCTTCCACTCGCTTAGTAGTTGCATTTACAGACTCTAGCAACATATCAAGTTCAAATCTGCAAACATAGATTAAAATGATATCAATAAGTGATAGATAACTTAACGAAAACATTTTAAAAAAGAGGTAAAATGATATGGCAAACATGCTTATCATTGTGCAATTCAGAATCACGAATCACCCAATATGCTTCAATACCCcaaaagaaaaaagggaaaaaaaacccTCCAAACGCCAATTTTTAGGAAAGAAACAGAGGCAGCCGGGTGCATTTAGAACTTCTTAGTTATAACCAATATCTTGTTAAAACTAGATTGTTTGAACAAAATCCACTAGCAGGATTCTACAATGTCTTCACATGGCAAACATAAGTGACCTTAAAAAGTTTTTTCATTCTTTCCTCAAACAGAGACATCAGTTTTTGCAGCTCCCTTTCATCTGCATCTTTTTTCTTTGTTGTCTTGGCTTATATGAGAGAAACTACACTGCTACTTTCTTAAGATTTTATGCATTTTGTAAGACTTCTATTTGTGACGATTGTGTTTTTGAAAACTTTGGAGATGAGTGATGATTATATGTTATTGGTCTTATGAAAGTTTATGGTATGGCATTAATTTTGCATGTATCCTTGAATCctggaattcaattcaatacaGTTTATGATTCACAATTCAATGATTAACCTTAGCAATTCAAGTTCTGAATTACAATTTGATAACCTTGATGCAAATACAACCAATCAAATAAGCATCACTGCAAGTCTGACCTGTCATCTTCACATCTGAACAAGCTCTCTTCATACTGATTTTTCCGCATATGTTTAAAGGAATAATCCTCACTTCCTGAAGTAACAGACACCCAGTGATCATTTAATACTTCTGCACCAAGTTCTGTTCTCTGGCTAGCTACAGGTATTGGGTACTGCATAAGCACAGGTAACACATATGAACAACGCAATCAGCAAGAGAATCACAGATATCacattcaagtaatataaaacCGAGAGACAAGTAAATCAAGTATACATTTTTTGGCAAGAGACGATAGCTCGGAGTGCATTGATCACAGTTAGAAAGGTCCAGCTCATTTATAGGCTTTGACAAATACTTATCCTTGCTGGGATATATGGATATCTTAGGACCTGAAACATCCTTGTTGGCGGGGGCAGTGGATTTGTCCCTTTCTCGGAATTCACGATCCCTTTCTTTCATGCCATCATCCCTACAACGGTCTCGATCACGATCCCTGTCTTCAACCTTCACAGATTTTGGCCTTTGTCCGTCACTCCATAAGGACTCTGATGaaaacacacatacacacacacaaaaTAAAAGGTGAGTTTTGTGCGAAAAGACAAAGCTAAGAAACTTAAACATGGTATCAGATTACAAAATATATAAGGAGAATCTGTCATAATAACAGAAAATTCCAAGCCATtttacatacttttattcatGACACCAGCAAGGAATCCACCATCTGCATCACAGAAACTGATTAGAAATATCTTGGAAGTGTACCAACATAGAAATATGAAATTAGTTTGAACATTACCATTCTTTTCAGATTGTATTAAAAATTCATTAAACCCCTCCATAAGATCTGGATATTTCCCCAGTAAATCACCAACCTTGAAGAATAAGTGACCATGAGTTAGCAATTATATTCCAGAGCATGTTATTTAATAAGATCTATAGGCAGCACTAAGAAATATAATGGAAGTAGGCCAAGATAAAGTGTATAATTAACTTCAAGGACATAAGTTCTTCCACCAAATTATTTAATTACAATCGCAACACCACATTATATGTAGTAGATTTTCCAGTGGAGAGGATATATATTCTATTACTTCtagtttttttaattgaaaatttcagctaaatcaaaatttatcaaattattgaAGATGACATCATCAGCATTGAAAAGATTAGTAGTTCATGGTGCCTCAGCTGCAGGGTCATCTGTGAGGAATTTAGAACGGGATGCCACCAGACTTTGTCAAGAATAAATGACCAAAAACATAATACTGCTGGCCAATTATCACACTTCAGAAGAAACATAATTTATTCTAGACCATCTATTCCTGCCGTAATTGTTGTAATTGCTTCCTTCACAGCTCTAATTGTACTGAGTGCCAGGTGCCCCCTCACAGACAATACAAAATCCAAAAATCACCAAATCTTCTCAGTCTTTGATGGAGGAAGTTATCCTTTCCAGCTTTGCTGAAAGCAACTTGAACCTTTGTCCTTTACATCGAGTACAAAAATTGCTGGACTATCTACCATAAGCTCTCCCACAGGTAAGGTTATTAGGGAAGAACAAATGTGAATTGGAAGGAAGATCTCAAACAGGTTGAAAAATATGGTTCCGTCTGCAATTTGCATTGCTCAGATCTTCTTGTTTGTTTTGATAAAATGAACAAAGTGATTTGGTTACATGCAATCAAgctcaaacacttggtgaaatcttgTGGGTTCCTTTATTGATCAAGATGATACTGGGAAGATGATCACTTTAATAGGTGGTACAGAAAGCTGCTGCTTTGGCATAATGAAAAGGAAATTGGCTATTCTGTTGTTTCTGGTTTCTGATTTTATCCATATACTTGCTGCAAGTATGATTATGATGGCCTCTGCAGCATTTAAAGCATACTAGTATGCCAACACAATACCCCCATTTTAGCCATTTCATATTTCTCAAAACACACTTTAAGTCCTTCATTCCATTAGATCCTCCAAATGTACCATCCAAAATGATCCTCCTTCAATCTATTGCTTAATATAAGACATGACAGTATCGCATTGAGAAATTGGTCTTGCCTTAAATTACCTGAATGCCTATTCTCATTAGCTGACACCCTCATTCCTTGAAATTGGCCGCATTGGCTTGTAGGCTCCATAGAGCATAGGCTATTCTGGCCCAAACTAAACTCTGGCTGACCCAAATATAATCCAAATTGAATGCATGCAAATAAACTCAATTTTAAACACCAATGATATAGGAGGATATCCCTTTTTTTCCATATTTTAACATATTTTATTTAGGGAATAACGGTAAATGCCCACATCCAGCTAAACCAACAAAGCAAGATTAAATAAAAGACATGCATTTATAGAATCCGACAATGAAATCAGTAAACCGGATgacaagaaaaattaataataagCCATACCAATGACTGCAATTCATGTCTGGTAATTATTTCCCTGCTGTAAATATGCAAACACTTCAAAAATTCTTGGTAGTCATCAGGATTTCGTAATTTCTCTTTGACCTTTTCACAGAAAGCAAGCTCCTGGCTATACATGCCTGAGATAATGAAATTTGACATAAGTAAAAAACTGCTAAAGGAAAATAAGATGTTAAAAGTTTTATGCAACAAAAgatagaagacaaacaagaagttgaaataaatttatttttccctTATAACAAGGACAATTGATTATGAAATCATCTCATAAATGGAAAAATTTTAACACTTCTTCAATACAGATAACCCTATCAACAAGAGACACCATACTCTTCTTTTTTTATAAACTTTAGCAATATATGCAGTAGAATAGTGATGAGAAACATTTTGCATTAGTTGCTGTAATGAAGTTTCACTTTTGAcgcctttttcttattttatcaatttatttattttcaaccaaACATAAAAGCATATGTTTCCACTGTTTAAATAATGTATATCATAGCATTGGTTGGAAAAGGTaacaaatataacaaaaaaaCCAGTAGATTCAGGATCAAAATGTTGACAACATACTCACTTTTCAGAGTATTTCTTTCATCACAAGTGGATGGCATAGGGCGCATACCAATATTTTCATCATCAAGCAATGGTTCAGCTCCAGAGTCTTCAGCCCTACGATCAGATTTCCGTTTATGGGAGAACCTTTCCCTATCTCGACCACCATCATGCTCATAATCTCTATCGTCTCTGTCACGTTCTCTCCTATCCTCTCTGCGTTCCTTATCCTTCTCTAGACGTCTCCTCTGATCCTTTTCTGCCCTCATCAAACCTCTGTCATTATCAGGGTCGGGACGGTCAACACTGAGGTCACGATCACCATGTGAGGTCATAGTCCTTTCTCTCTGGCACACAAGATAAGTAGAATGTAAGCTTGATAACCAAACATGCAATCAGTGGGACCAGAGTCACCAAGATAGTAAAAGACAAAAGGCTACTTTAAGGCTTCAGGGTTTTAATGCCTTGGAGAAAGATCAGCCAAAGACTTATAACTACGTGAGCATAACATC carries:
- the LOC107643467 gene encoding paired amphipathic helix protein Sin3-like 4 isoform X1, giving the protein MKRSRDDIFASPQLKRPIVSSREEASGQPQMMNGGAVAQKLTTNDALAYLKAVKDIFQDKRDKYDDFLEVMKDFKAQRVDTAGVIARVKQLFKGHRDLLLGFNTFLPRGYEITLPLEDEQPAPKKPVEFEEAINFVNKIKTRFQGDDRVYKSFLDILNMYRKESKSITEVYQEVAALFQEHPDLLDEFTHFLPDTSSAASAHYISARNSMLRDRSSAMPTVRQMHVEKRERTMTSHGDRDLSVDRPDPDNDRGLMRAEKDQRRRLEKDKERREDRRERDRDDRDYEHDGGRDRERFSHKRKSDRRAEDSGAEPLLDDENIGMRPMPSTCDERNTLKSMYSQELAFCEKVKEKLRNPDDYQEFLKCLHIYSREIITRHELQSLVGDLLGKYPDLMEGFNEFLIQSEKNDGGFLAGVMNKKSLWSDGQRPKSVKVEDRDRDRDRCRDDGMKERDREFRERDKSTAPANKDVSGPKISIYPSKDKYLSKPINELDLSNCDQCTPSYRLLPKNYPIPVASQRTELGAEVLNDHWVSVTSGSEDYSFKHMRKNQYEESLFRCEDDRFELDMLLESVNATTKRVEELLEKVNNNIIKGDSPIRIEEHLTALNLRCIERLYGDHGLDVMDVLRKNASLALPVILTRLKQKQDEWARCRADFNKVWAEIYAKNYHKSLDHRSFYFKQQDTKSLSTKALLAEIKEISEKKRKEDDVLLAIAAGNRRPVLPNLEFEYTDSDIHEDLYQLVKYSCGEMCTTEQLDKVMKVWTTFLEPMLCVPSRPLGAEDTEDVVKDKNNSAKSGTASVAESEGSAGAGAGAIVVNPKHINTSRNGDECMPLDQSNSSKVWQSNGDSGAKDDKCLDPDRTLHKTETSGTNTQHGKINTNSFTPDEMSGVNKQDHSSERLVNANVSPALGVELSNGRTSMDNASGIIATNPSRPGNISGEGGVDLPSSEGGDSTRPGTSTNGTITEGTEVHRYPEESVRQLKSEREEGELSPNGDFEEDNFAVYGDTGLDAVHKGKDGGSSQQYQNRNGEQALGEVRGENDVDADDEGEESPHRSSEDSENASENVDVSGSESADGEESREEHEDGENDNKAESEGEAEGMADAHDVEGDGTSLPFSERFLLTVKPLAKHVPPALHGKERTSRIFYGNDSFYVLFRLHQTLYERIQSAKINSSSAERKWGASNNTGSTDQYNRFMNALYNLLDGSSDNTKFEDDCRAIIGTQSYLLFTLDKLIYKLVKQLQNVATDEMDNKLLQLYAYEKSRKPGRFVDAVYHENARVLLHEENIYRIEYSPGPKKLSLQLMDYGHDKPEVTAVSMDPNFSGYLYNEFFSVVSEKKEKSGIFLRRNKRRYACADDISSEAVEGLQVINGLECKISCSSSKVSYVLDTEDFLFRKRKNRAKSLTISSRRVQRFHKLFSLTC
- the LOC107643467 gene encoding paired amphipathic helix protein Sin3-like 4 isoform X2 — encoded protein: MKRSRDDIFASPQLKRPIVSSREEASGQPQMMNGGAVAQKLTTNDALAYLKAVKDIFQDKRDKYDDFLEVMKDFKAQRVDTAGVIARVKQLFKGHRDLLLGFNTFLPRGYEITLPLEDEQPAPKKPVEFEEAINFVNKIKTRFQGDDRVYKSFLDILNMYRKESKSITEVYQEVAALFQEHPDLLDEFTHFLPDTSSAASAHYISARNSMLRDRSSAMPTVRQMHVEKRERTMTSHGDRDLSVDRPDPDNDRGLMRAEKDQRRRLEKDKERREDRRERDRDDRDYEHDGGRDRERFSHKRKSDRRAEDSGAEPLLDDENIGMYSQELAFCEKVKEKLRNPDDYQEFLKCLHIYSREIITRHELQSLVGDLLGKYPDLMEGFNEFLIQSEKNDGGFLAGVMNKKSLWSDGQRPKSVKVEDRDRDRDRCRDDGMKERDREFRERDKSTAPANKDVSGPKISIYPSKDKYLSKPINELDLSNCDQCTPSYRLLPKNYPIPVASQRTELGAEVLNDHWVSVTSGSEDYSFKHMRKNQYEESLFRCEDDRFELDMLLESVNATTKRVEELLEKVNNNIIKGDSPIRIEEHLTALNLRCIERLYGDHGLDVMDVLRKNASLALPVILTRLKQKQDEWARCRADFNKVWAEIYAKNYHKSLDHRSFYFKQQDTKSLSTKALLAEIKEISEKKRKEDDVLLAIAAGNRRPVLPNLEFEYTDSDIHEDLYQLVKYSCGEMCTTEQLDKVMKVWTTFLEPMLCVPSRPLGAEDTEDVVKDKNNSAKSGTASVAESEGSAGAGAGAIVVNPKHINTSRNGDECMPLDQSNSSKVWQSNGDSGAKDDKCLDPDRTLHKTETSGTNTQHGKINTNSFTPDEMSGVNKQDHSSERLVNANVSPALGVELSNGRTSMDNASGIIATNPSRPGNISGEGGVDLPSSEGGDSTRPGTSTNGTITEGTEVHRYPEESVRQLKSEREEGELSPNGDFEEDNFAVYGDTGLDAVHKGKDGGSSQQYQNRNGEQALGEVRGENDVDADDEGEESPHRSSEDSENASENVDVSGSESADGEESREEHEDGENDNKAESEGEAEGMADAHDVEGDGTSLPFSERFLLTVKPLAKHVPPALHGKERTSRIFYGNDSFYVLFRLHQTLYERIQSAKINSSSAERKWGASNNTGSTDQYNRFMNALYNLLDGSSDNTKFEDDCRAIIGTQSYLLFTLDKLIYKLVKQLQNVATDEMDNKLLQLYAYEKSRKPGRFVDAVYHENARVLLHEENIYRIEYSPGPKKLSLQLMDYGHDKPEVTAVSMDPNFSGYLYNEFFSVVSEKKEKSGIFLRRNKRRYACADDISSEAVEGLQVINGLECKISCSSSKVSYVLDTEDFLFRKRKNRAKSLTISSRRVQRFHKLFSLTC